A genomic stretch from Glaciecola nitratireducens FR1064 includes:
- a CDS encoding SH3 domain-containing protein, translating to MKLNTYFLFVVVIVFVLFSQSAKGEYLLVNIVEPYVDFRTGPASEYPIFHVAEQGESITILKKKTGWYKAITQKGQEGWVSAEQLGKTLKPNGEQLYVPTGSFEDYTNRTFEVSAFGGLLESVNALSVAAAWNVTGNLIAEATYTQALGDFSENKLWSIRLQHHTFPEWKVSPYLTIGAGGINTRPRSNLVQSGDEVRKSDFYEVGAGLRYHFARNTLIKLEYRNIIALTDRDEQERIEEFRLGFSVFF from the coding sequence ATGAAATTAAACACCTACTTTTTATTCGTCGTTGTTATTGTCTTTGTCTTATTTAGCCAGTCAGCTAAGGGCGAGTATCTTCTGGTTAATATTGTTGAACCCTACGTTGATTTCCGAACAGGTCCCGCTAGCGAATATCCTATTTTTCACGTTGCTGAGCAAGGTGAAAGCATCACCATACTGAAAAAGAAAACCGGCTGGTACAAAGCGATCACTCAAAAAGGCCAAGAAGGCTGGGTGTCAGCTGAACAGCTTGGTAAAACGTTGAAACCTAATGGTGAACAACTTTATGTGCCCACAGGTAGTTTTGAAGACTACACCAATAGAACTTTTGAAGTCAGTGCGTTTGGCGGTTTACTGGAGAGTGTAAATGCCCTCTCGGTAGCAGCTGCATGGAACGTTACTGGTAACTTAATCGCTGAAGCAACTTATACTCAAGCACTCGGCGATTTCTCTGAAAACAAATTATGGTCAATTCGATTGCAGCACCATACGTTCCCTGAGTGGAAAGTAAGTCCTTACTTGACGATAGGCGCTGGCGGCATTAATACTCGTCCTCGCTCCAACCTAGTACAAAGTGGCGACGAAGTTCGCAAGAGTGATTTTTACGAAGTGGGTGCAGGCCTGCGTTATCACTTTGCGCGTAACACCCTTATTAAACTTGAGTACCGAAATATTATTGCGTTGACTGATCGCGATGAGCAAGAGCGAATTGAAGAGTTTAGGTTAGGCTTTTCTGTATTTTTTTAG
- a CDS encoding PD40 domain-containing protein — MMTRRPNIDYFLTKSLKNVMLCSCVLVLAACGGENITGEEQAPDPVVIDVPIAVIKRDLSIEDADMQRSITEPSLFIPGASLILKARANASAVEVDISASAFTDRLDDEGNRLPIDIKDLESSYDGSRLIFSMRAPADEDADDNEQPTWNIWEYIVETQELRRVISSDIVAETGEDTGPVYLADGRILFSSTRQRGNQARLLDEGKPQYAGLEEGRDVHASVLHVMDANGENIEQISYNQSHDLDPLVMPNGKIIFSRWDQFGGSKGVHLYQMNPDGSDLEILYGRHSHIDSEGNNADIHFTQTRVTPDNRILVALTPFEKEELGTDFVAIDVANYIDNFTPIASANSLTGPAQEKALFENIDIEVEISPGGYIAALYPLFDGSGRQLFSWSQCRLLAPLPENSADDAAPSVVPCSAESLVDPTYEKAPPLYGLWMFDPAEGTQLPLVVPQENVSYSEVVALESRPFPANPSSTIDTSKTALIDANMGVIHIRSVYDFAGDDLSPQGIVNMADPTVVAVEQRPARFLRIIKSVSLPDEDTLDIENEAFGRSRNQLMREVLGYTPIQPDGSVKVAVPAKVPFGISIVDAQGRRISARHENWLQVAPGETKTCNGCHDGSNNSAITLQPHGRADAEYASINTGAPSTGVPFPNTNPVLFADLGETMAETFTRINGVPDLTLDILFEDVWSDPAVQIPADNIEYRYADLQTSLPITQSCAQNWTSICRAVINFPDHIQPLFELDRSTLDAEGMVVADNTCIACHNRFDAENQLQVPVAQLELTGNPSPVNADLLTSYRELMFNDVELELVDGALLPRLVLVFDNNGNPVYELDEEGEPILDPEGNPIQVTQQVGVGSTMSVNGARSSAGFFAPFETGSHQGWLSPAELKMISEWLDVGGQNYNNPFDAPTN, encoded by the coding sequence ATGATGACTCGCAGGCCAAACATTGACTATTTTTTAACGAAGTCACTAAAAAATGTGATGTTGTGCTCATGTGTCTTAGTACTTGCTGCTTGTGGTGGTGAAAATATAACAGGCGAAGAACAAGCACCGGACCCAGTTGTTATTGACGTTCCCATTGCGGTTATTAAGCGCGATTTAAGTATTGAAGATGCCGATATGCAGCGTTCTATTACTGAACCTTCGCTATTTATTCCCGGCGCTTCATTAATACTAAAGGCACGCGCGAATGCAAGTGCCGTGGAAGTTGATATAAGCGCAAGCGCATTTACTGATCGACTTGATGACGAAGGTAATCGCCTCCCCATTGATATTAAAGATTTAGAAAGTTCCTACGATGGCTCTCGCCTTATTTTTAGCATGCGTGCTCCGGCAGATGAAGATGCCGATGACAATGAACAACCCACTTGGAATATTTGGGAATACATTGTTGAAACACAGGAGTTACGCCGCGTTATTTCCTCTGACATCGTAGCTGAAACTGGTGAAGATACAGGTCCTGTCTATTTGGCAGATGGTCGCATCTTATTTAGTTCAACACGCCAGCGCGGTAACCAAGCTCGATTGCTGGATGAGGGTAAGCCTCAATACGCAGGCTTAGAAGAAGGCCGAGACGTACATGCCTCTGTGCTTCACGTAATGGATGCAAATGGCGAGAATATTGAGCAAATTTCGTATAACCAAAGTCACGACCTCGATCCTTTAGTCATGCCTAATGGAAAAATTATATTCAGTCGTTGGGACCAATTTGGGGGGAGCAAGGGTGTCCACCTCTATCAAATGAATCCAGATGGCAGTGATCTGGAAATATTATACGGTCGTCATAGCCATATCGATTCTGAGGGCAACAACGCTGATATTCACTTTACGCAAACCCGTGTTACGCCTGATAATCGCATCCTGGTTGCGCTTACGCCTTTTGAAAAAGAAGAGTTAGGAACTGATTTTGTTGCGATTGATGTGGCTAATTACATTGATAACTTTACGCCCATCGCATCCGCAAATTCGTTAACCGGCCCAGCACAAGAAAAAGCGCTATTTGAGAATATTGATATAGAAGTTGAGATTTCGCCGGGGGGTTATATTGCTGCCCTGTATCCTTTATTTGATGGCAGTGGTCGCCAGTTGTTTAGTTGGAGCCAGTGCCGTTTATTAGCACCACTGCCTGAAAACTCGGCGGATGACGCTGCGCCTTCAGTCGTGCCGTGTAGCGCAGAGAGTCTAGTGGACCCTACTTATGAGAAAGCGCCGCCGCTATATGGTTTGTGGATGTTTGATCCAGCCGAAGGCACACAGCTTCCTTTAGTTGTGCCACAAGAAAATGTGTCTTACTCAGAAGTGGTTGCGCTTGAAAGTCGTCCATTTCCAGCTAACCCTTCATCGACTATTGATACTAGCAAGACAGCATTAATCGATGCCAATATGGGCGTTATTCATATTCGCAGCGTGTATGATTTTGCCGGAGATGATTTGAGTCCTCAGGGTATCGTAAATATGGCAGACCCAACTGTAGTTGCAGTCGAACAACGACCCGCTCGCTTCCTGAGAATCATAAAAAGTGTATCTCTTCCGGATGAAGATACTTTGGATATCGAAAATGAAGCATTTGGGCGTTCAAGAAACCAGTTAATGCGTGAAGTGCTAGGGTATACGCCGATCCAACCTGACGGCTCAGTGAAAGTTGCCGTGCCCGCGAAAGTCCCTTTCGGTATCAGTATTGTTGATGCGCAAGGCAGACGTATTTCTGCACGCCATGAGAATTGGCTACAGGTTGCGCCTGGAGAAACCAAAACATGTAACGGTTGCCACGACGGCAGCAATAATTCGGCTATTACACTGCAACCGCACGGCAGAGCGGATGCTGAATATGCCTCCATCAACACAGGCGCGCCAAGTACAGGCGTTCCGTTTCCGAATACTAATCCTGTGCTTTTCGCTGATTTAGGCGAAACTATGGCTGAAACGTTTACTCGTATTAATGGCGTACCTGACTTAACGCTCGATATTTTGTTTGAAGACGTGTGGTCTGATCCTGCTGTGCAAATCCCGGCGGATAATATTGAATATCGCTATGCTGATTTGCAAACAAGCCTGCCTATTACACAAAGTTGTGCGCAAAACTGGACGTCAATTTGCCGGGCCGTGATTAATTTTCCAGACCATATTCAACCCTTATTTGAACTCGACCGTTCAACGCTTGATGCCGAGGGAATGGTGGTCGCGGACAACACCTGTATAGCTTGCCATAATCGTTTTGATGCTGAAAATCAACTGCAAGTGCCTGTCGCGCAACTAGAATTAACTGGTAATCCGTCGCCAGTCAATGCAGACTTGTTAACGAGTTACCGCGAACTCATGTTTAATGATGTTGAATTGGAATTAGTTGATGGTGCGCTATTGCCACGACTAGTGCTTGTTTTCGATAATAACGGTAATCCCGTATATGAGCTCGATGAAGAAGGTGAACCTATTCTTGATCCAGAAGGCAACCCAATTCAGGTAACACAGCAAGTTGGTGTGGGTAGTACAATGAGCGTCAATGGTGCGCGCAGTAGCGCAGGTTTTTTTGCACCATTTGAAACCGGTAGTCACCAAGGTTGGTTGAGTCCAGCCGAATTGAAAATGATAAGCGAATGGCTCGATGTCGGTGGCCAAAACTACAATAACCCATTTGATGCACCAACAAATTAA
- a CDS encoding LamG domain-containing protein: MFTSTPYSILQSVSIDTVNTQSSAFLKAFRRLGAASMAVLLLANCGGGSDAQVESTPLPPPVQQPVVNYTGPAPATPDVQNFKLSVWDNLAKPDRCGACHIQGQQSPPFARFDDINLAYAEVNNLINSSRISESELVTKVAGGHNCWLSSPEACADILTTWIGNWASNEEVATTIELNAPVVKIPGANKNFPSDSGLFESNVYPTLREHCADCHQSSAAIPISPYLASSDIAEAYAAATAKMNLDLPEDSRLVARLRDEFHNCWTDNCRADGQALADAIRAMSEAIDVTELDTNLVSSHALTLYDGTLATGGGRFESNLIAKWEFKTASGNIAFDTSGIEPALNLTLSGGYEWVGGNGIQLTDGKAQGSTTDSKKIHDLIVSTGEFAIEAWVAPANVTQEGPARIVSYSGGRDRRNFTLGQSLYNYDMLLRHGNTDTNGMPMLSTRDADEDLQAALQHVVVNYDGVGGRQIYVNGEFTDDEDDVEAAGLSDWDDSFAFVLGNEVSGDVPWAGTIRMAAMHNRVLTAEQIVKNFDAGVGEKFFLLFGISEIINVPQSYVVFEVSQFDTYSYLFTEPSMISLDEGANLDGITLTGIRIGVNGRESEGGQVFATLNLTVDGVEAASNELGQQLSSQGTIIPVQKGPVQDEFFLTFEVLGDAVSVRQEDEAPVAAQPVDLEPQSDIGIRNFAEVNASMSALTGVPSSQTAVNNTYLQLRQQLPSVTEMQSFLASNQMAITQMAIRYCDALIEDSSLRASYFPSFDFGKSANSGFDSNDRAALVNPLIDRMIGSGLSSQPASADVATELNNLIDRLTTTCSSNNSCSAQTTPTVAKATCAAVLASAAVVMQ, translated from the coding sequence ATGTTTACTTCAACTCCATATTCGATTTTGCAATCAGTATCAATCGACACTGTTAACACACAATCTTCAGCCTTTCTGAAAGCCTTTCGTCGTTTAGGTGCTGCAAGTATGGCCGTTTTGCTGCTTGCTAACTGCGGTGGTGGTAGTGATGCACAAGTAGAATCAACGCCTTTACCACCACCGGTTCAGCAACCAGTGGTCAATTATACGGGACCTGCACCAGCGACTCCCGACGTACAAAATTTTAAATTATCAGTTTGGGATAATCTGGCAAAGCCAGATCGCTGCGGGGCTTGTCACATTCAAGGTCAACAGTCACCGCCTTTTGCTCGCTTCGATGATATCAATCTTGCCTATGCTGAAGTAAACAATCTAATCAACAGTTCTCGTATCAGTGAATCTGAACTGGTCACCAAAGTTGCCGGCGGACACAACTGCTGGTTGAGCAGTCCTGAAGCATGTGCCGACATTCTTACTACGTGGATAGGTAATTGGGCAAGTAACGAAGAAGTTGCGACAACCATCGAGTTAAACGCGCCAGTTGTGAAAATTCCTGGAGCCAACAAAAACTTTCCGTCCGACTCAGGTCTATTCGAATCAAACGTTTACCCAACGCTTCGTGAGCATTGCGCTGACTGCCATCAGTCAAGTGCAGCCATCCCTATTTCACCTTACTTAGCATCATCCGATATTGCTGAAGCGTACGCCGCTGCAACTGCGAAGATGAACCTAGACCTCCCTGAAGACTCAAGATTAGTGGCAAGGCTTAGAGATGAATTCCACAACTGCTGGACAGATAATTGTAGAGCCGATGGTCAAGCCCTAGCTGACGCTATCCGCGCAATGTCAGAAGCGATTGACGTAACCGAGTTAGACACCAACCTCGTGAGCTCTCACGCGCTCACCTTGTATGATGGCACGCTAGCGACAGGCGGCGGCCGTTTTGAGTCTAACCTTATAGCTAAATGGGAGTTTAAAACAGCTTCAGGCAATATTGCTTTTGACACCAGCGGCATAGAGCCTGCGCTCAATCTTACCCTCAGCGGCGGTTACGAATGGGTAGGCGGTAACGGTATTCAACTTACTGACGGTAAGGCTCAAGGCTCAACCACCGACAGCAAAAAAATTCATGACTTAATTGTTTCTACTGGCGAATTTGCCATAGAGGCATGGGTTGCTCCAGCTAACGTTACGCAAGAAGGCCCAGCGCGTATCGTTAGTTACTCAGGTGGCCGTGACAGACGCAACTTTACTTTGGGTCAATCGTTATATAACTACGACATGTTGTTGCGCCATGGCAACACAGATACCAACGGCATGCCAATGCTAAGCACCCGTGACGCCGACGAGGATTTACAAGCCGCTCTGCAGCACGTCGTGGTTAACTATGACGGTGTTGGCGGTCGTCAAATTTATGTAAACGGTGAATTTACTGACGATGAAGACGACGTTGAGGCAGCGGGTCTAAGTGATTGGGATGATAGCTTTGCGTTTGTGCTCGGTAATGAAGTTTCAGGCGATGTGCCATGGGCGGGTACAATCAGAATGGCGGCAATGCACAATCGAGTGTTAACAGCAGAGCAAATCGTCAAGAACTTTGATGCCGGTGTGGGCGAAAAGTTCTTCCTACTATTTGGTATTTCAGAAATCATTAATGTACCGCAAAGCTATGTTGTGTTCGAAGTGAGTCAGTTCGATACCTATAGCTACTTGTTCACTGAACCCTCAATGATCAGCCTTGATGAAGGTGCAAACCTCGATGGCATTACATTGACTGGCATTCGTATCGGCGTAAATGGCCGTGAATCGGAGGGTGGTCAGGTGTTCGCGACATTAAATTTAACGGTTGATGGCGTAGAAGCAGCTAGCAATGAATTAGGTCAGCAGCTTTCATCACAAGGTACTATCATTCCTGTACAAAAAGGACCGGTTCAAGACGAATTCTTCCTCACTTTCGAAGTGCTAGGAGATGCCGTATCGGTGCGGCAAGAGGATGAGGCTCCAGTAGCAGCGCAGCCTGTCGATTTAGAACCTCAGTCTGATATTGGTATCAGAAACTTTGCAGAAGTGAATGCAAGTATGTCGGCGTTGACAGGAGTTCCTTCTTCGCAAACTGCGGTAAACAATACCTACCTGCAGCTGCGTCAACAATTGCCGAGCGTGACTGAAATGCAAAGCTTCTTGGCATCAAATCAAATGGCAATTACGCAAATGGCAATTCGCTATTGCGATGCGCTGATTGAGGACAGCAGCTTAAGAGCAAGCTACTTCCCAAGCTTTGACTTCGGCAAGTCAGCAAACAGCGGATTTGATAGCAATGACCGCGCGGCACTCGTCAACCCTCTGATTGATCGCATGATCGGCAGTGGCTTAAGCAGCCAGCCAGCATCAGCAGATGTGGCAACCGAACTAAACAACTTAATCGATCGCTTAACAACGACTTGTTCAAGTAACAATTCATGTTCAGCGCAAACTACACCCACAGTAGCAAAAGCAACTTGCGCAGCCGTGCTCGCCAGTGCTGCTGTTGTTATGCAATAG
- a CDS encoding FAD:protein FMN transferase, with amino-acid sequence MNIRAINSILLFLILAFSASLKAEWYSDSAGIMGTNIYVEVWAETPVQGQLALKAVMAEMERINQLMSPYIETSELSLINASAGKQAMVISDEMFELLDKSIKISDLTKGAFDITFASVGYLYNYKENKRPDEATIASLLDAVNYKHIVLKKENKTVAFSNEKVKIDLGGIAKGHAVDNSISLLERMGILHGLVTAGGDTRLIGDRRGKPWIVGIRDPRNKEKQAVVMPLQNSAMSTSGDYERYFEEDGKRYHHILSPKTGKSTYDVQSVSIIGPSSTFNDALSTAVFVMGLREGLGMINRIDGYDAVVMDNQRKMHYSNGLQQ; translated from the coding sequence ATGAATATACGTGCCATCAACAGCATTCTGCTTTTTCTAATATTGGCTTTTTCTGCCTCTCTTAAAGCTGAGTGGTATTCTGATAGTGCAGGTATTATGGGCACTAATATCTATGTTGAAGTGTGGGCAGAAACCCCGGTGCAAGGGCAACTTGCGTTGAAAGCTGTTATGGCAGAAATGGAGCGCATTAACCAACTCATGAGCCCTTACATTGAGACCAGTGAGCTTAGTCTGATTAATGCATCAGCAGGCAAACAAGCAATGGTGATCAGCGATGAAATGTTTGAGCTACTCGATAAGTCTATTAAAATTTCCGACTTAACCAAAGGCGCGTTTGATATTACTTTTGCAAGTGTTGGTTATTTATATAATTACAAAGAAAATAAACGTCCAGATGAAGCAACCATCGCCTCTTTGTTAGACGCCGTTAACTACAAGCACATTGTCCTCAAGAAGGAGAATAAGACGGTCGCGTTTAGCAATGAAAAAGTCAAAATTGATTTGGGCGGAATTGCAAAGGGTCACGCGGTTGATAATTCCATCTCACTGTTAGAGCGTATGGGAATATTACATGGATTAGTTACTGCCGGTGGCGATACTCGTCTCATCGGTGACAGACGTGGCAAACCATGGATTGTGGGAATACGCGACCCGAGAAATAAAGAGAAACAAGCGGTAGTCATGCCTTTACAAAACTCTGCTATGTCCACATCCGGTGATTACGAGCGTTACTTTGAAGAAGATGGTAAACGCTATCATCATATTCTATCGCCTAAAACGGGTAAGTCGACTTACGATGTGCAATCGGTGTCTATTATCGGGCCCAGTAGCACATTTAATGATGCGCTTTCTACCGCAGTTTTTGTGATGGGTTTGCGAGAAGGCTTGGGTATGATTAATCGTATTGATGGTTATGACGCAGTAGTAATGGATAACCAGCGCAAAATGCATTATTCGAATGGATTGCAGCAGTAA
- a CDS encoding pirin family protein, whose translation MQYIRKSEDRGAANFGWLQSKHSFSFGNYYDPKHMGVSVLRVINDDMVMPGQGFGTHGHRDMEIISYVTEGALKHDDSTGNSYVVPAGDVQRMSAGRGVTHSEFNASSTDKVKFLQIWIQPNVKGIEPSYEQKSLPQQGALTTLVAPNGENGALLINQDASISRLVLGKDESIHLAIEKRLGYLHIIKGQVTIDGQTFKEGDAIGIEPEQTLAIKAELALEALWFDLPAS comes from the coding sequence ATGCAATATATTAGAAAATCAGAAGACCGAGGCGCAGCGAACTTTGGTTGGTTACAAAGTAAACATAGTTTCTCGTTTGGCAACTACTATGACCCTAAACACATGGGTGTGTCAGTGCTACGCGTTATTAATGACGACATGGTTATGCCTGGGCAAGGTTTTGGTACGCATGGTCACCGCGATATGGAAATTATTTCGTACGTCACTGAGGGGGCTCTTAAGCACGATGACAGCACCGGCAATAGCTATGTTGTTCCCGCTGGTGATGTTCAGCGTATGAGCGCAGGCCGCGGCGTAACACACTCTGAATTCAACGCTTCAAGCACTGACAAAGTGAAGTTCCTACAAATCTGGATCCAACCAAACGTGAAGGGCATTGAACCTAGCTACGAGCAAAAAAGCTTGCCACAACAAGGCGCATTAACAACCTTAGTAGCACCTAATGGCGAGAATGGGGCTTTATTAATCAATCAAGATGCAAGTATCTCGCGCTTAGTCTTGGGAAAAGACGAAAGCATTCACTTGGCTATCGAAAAGCGTTTAGGTTACTTACACATTATAAAGGGCCAAGTAACGATTGATGGGCAGACGTTCAAAGAAGGTGACGCAATTGGTATTGAGCCAGAACAAACGTTAGCTATAAAAGCCGAGCTAGCACTTGAAGCGCTGTGGTTTGATTTACCAGCATCGTAG
- a CDS encoding TIGR02450 family Trp-rich protein has translation MNKINPKKLLNSKWTAVTPVNKEKHFIISDLEFDEEGIVVACCIEPVMSKRPTPINWLDLKDDNRWLQGWK, from the coding sequence ATGAATAAAATAAATCCTAAAAAATTACTCAATAGTAAGTGGACAGCCGTTACGCCTGTTAACAAAGAAAAGCATTTTATTATTTCTGACCTTGAATTTGATGAGGAAGGGATTGTTGTCGCTTGCTGCATAGAACCTGTTATGTCTAAACGCCCTACCCCGATTAATTGGCTCGATCTGAAAGATGATAATCGTTGGCTGCAAGGCTGGAAGTAA
- a CDS encoding DUF7010 family protein — protein MIFKDAQQDMNFSYFGGGAGVLVSGLIWCAAGIVALLYSNQASMLTLFFGGMFIHPLAVLLSKTLKRSGNHAPKNPLGKLALESTIILFVGLFLAFYVAKLKIEWFYPIMLMIIGVRYLAFNTLYGVKTYWVLGGVLILSGMLCILLGGNFVIGAFVGGITEIIFSLVIFMQSKGLVLKAV, from the coding sequence ATGATATTTAAAGACGCCCAACAAGATATGAATTTTTCGTATTTTGGCGGTGGAGCGGGTGTTTTAGTTTCTGGTTTAATTTGGTGTGCTGCAGGTATCGTTGCGCTACTGTATTCAAACCAAGCAAGTATGTTGACTCTTTTTTTTGGTGGTATGTTTATTCATCCGCTAGCTGTACTACTATCAAAAACGCTTAAACGTTCAGGTAATCATGCTCCTAAAAACCCTTTGGGTAAACTTGCTTTAGAAAGCACAATTATACTCTTTGTAGGTTTGTTTTTAGCTTTCTATGTCGCAAAGTTGAAAATTGAATGGTTTTATCCAATTATGCTAATGATTATCGGTGTCCGTTACCTAGCTTTTAACACCCTATATGGTGTAAAAACATATTGGGTTTTAGGAGGTGTTCTGATACTTTCTGGTATGTTGTGCATACTTTTAGGCGGTAATTTTGTTATTGGTGCATTCGTTGGTGGCATAACAGAAATTATATTTTCATTAGTCATTTTTATGCAATCCAAAGGCTTGGTTTTAAAAGCCGTTTAA
- a CDS encoding DUF4870 domain-containing protein yields MNENREEYWGMPLNTYCMLIHLSQLSSIVIPGLGFILPIVMWATNKDKNVAIDNHGKATVNWLISLFIYSIVCGVLVFLVIGIFGLILLGILNFIFAIIAAIKANDGQVWVYPLSIQFLKLRNIHDI; encoded by the coding sequence ATGAACGAAAATAGAGAAGAATATTGGGGAATGCCCTTAAACACGTACTGCATGCTAATTCACCTAAGCCAGTTGAGCAGCATTGTCATTCCTGGATTAGGGTTTATCTTACCTATTGTCATGTGGGCTACCAATAAGGATAAAAATGTCGCAATTGATAATCATGGGAAAGCGACAGTTAATTGGCTTATTAGTCTTTTTATTTATTCTATCGTTTGCGGTGTTTTAGTGTTTTTAGTTATCGGTATATTTGGTCTCATTCTCTTGGGAATACTTAACTTTATCTTTGCCATTATCGCAGCAATCAAGGCTAACGACGGTCAAGTGTGGGTCTATCCTCTTAGTATTCAATTTCTTAAGTTAAGGAATATTCATGATATTTAA
- a CDS encoding GNAT family N-acetyltransferase, giving the protein MKLINPNTDLQKSYVSYIEELGDEERYPYPLDLKHKDFKALVRKLELYSKGLHLPDWLVPNTTFWLVEGNKILGCSHLRHCLNAELEKAGGHIGLGIRPSARGKGLGKILLNATIDKAVKMGIEKIHIHCYADNMQSRRMIESIGAVLESAINLDLPQKTVMRYVHDGSSY; this is encoded by the coding sequence ATGAAACTTATTAATCCTAATACCGACCTCCAAAAAAGCTACGTTTCATATATTGAAGAGTTAGGAGATGAAGAACGGTATCCATATCCACTCGATTTGAAGCACAAAGATTTTAAAGCGTTGGTTCGCAAACTAGAATTATACTCAAAGGGTTTACATCTTCCTGATTGGTTAGTTCCGAATACAACATTTTGGCTGGTTGAGGGTAATAAAATCCTCGGCTGTTCGCACTTGCGTCATTGTCTAAATGCTGAACTTGAGAAGGCAGGAGGGCACATAGGTCTTGGCATAAGACCGAGTGCAAGAGGCAAAGGACTTGGTAAAATACTGCTTAATGCTACAATTGATAAGGCAGTAAAAATGGGTATCGAAAAAATTCATATTCATTGCTACGCTGACAATATGCAATCAAGACGAATGATAGAATCCATCGGTGCAGTTTTAGAATCGGCAATTAATTTGGACTTACCTCAAAAGACAGTGATGAGGTATGTTCATGACGGCAGCAGCTACTAA
- a CDS encoding GNAT family N-acetyltransferase yields the protein MKIREIDKSEFEAIWPIFKIVARAGETYAFPRDISESAAKKIWVDTPRKTFVAEADGQIIGTYYLKTNQAGPGMHVCNCGYMVSPSAQGKGVATAMCKHSQQVAIGLGYKAMQFNYVASSNDGAIRLWLKLGFDIVGRLPRAFNHPTKGYVDALVMYKWL from the coding sequence ATGAAGATTAGAGAAATAGACAAGTCGGAATTCGAAGCCATATGGCCTATTTTTAAAATAGTCGCCAGAGCGGGCGAAACTTACGCTTTTCCAAGGGATATCTCGGAAAGTGCGGCTAAGAAAATTTGGGTTGATACGCCACGCAAAACCTTTGTTGCTGAAGCAGATGGGCAGATTATAGGAACTTACTACCTTAAAACTAACCAAGCAGGTCCTGGGATGCATGTTTGTAATTGTGGTTACATGGTTTCACCTTCGGCGCAAGGCAAAGGGGTAGCCACTGCCATGTGCAAGCATTCTCAGCAGGTAGCAATAGGTTTAGGATATAAAGCAATGCAATTTAACTATGTCGCATCAAGCAACGATGGAGCTATTCGGCTATGGTTAAAACTCGGTTTTGATATCGTAGGACGTTTACCACGGGCTTTTAATCATCCAACAAAAGGATATGTAGATGCATTGGTTATGTACAAATGGCTTTAG